From Streptomyces zhihengii, the proteins below share one genomic window:
- a CDS encoding cytochrome P450, which produces MDAALRLFRPDDPDFAADPYPAFAELRALGRVHRYEPTRQYLVPGHADVSALLRDRRLGRTYLHRFGHEEFGRTPPPAAHEPFHTLNDHGLLDLEAPDHTRIRRLVTKAFTPRTVQRLEPVVRKLAAELVGDLVAAGGGDLVAAVAEPLPVAVIAEMLGVPEADRPLLRPWSADICGMYELHPSEETARRAVRASLEFSAYLRELIAERRGAPGEDLVSALILAHEEEDRLSEQEMISTCVLLLNAGHEATVNTTANGWRTLFHHPRQLAALRADPALLPTALEELMRFDTPLQLFERWVLDDIEIDGTLVPRGSELALLFGSANRDGARFENPDELDLARPDNPHISFGAGIHYCLGAPLARLELAASFGELLRRAPGLRLVREPEWKPGFVIRGLKELLVEV; this is translated from the coding sequence ATGGACGCAGCCCTCCGTCTCTTCCGGCCCGACGACCCGGACTTCGCCGCCGACCCGTACCCGGCCTTCGCCGAGCTGCGGGCGCTGGGCCGGGTGCACCGGTACGAGCCGACCCGGCAGTACCTGGTGCCCGGCCACGCGGACGTGTCGGCGCTGCTGCGGGACCGCCGGCTGGGGCGCACGTATCTGCACCGCTTCGGCCACGAGGAGTTCGGGCGGACACCGCCGCCCGCGGCGCACGAGCCCTTCCACACGCTGAACGACCACGGGCTGCTCGATCTGGAGGCCCCCGACCACACCCGGATCCGCCGCCTGGTGACCAAGGCGTTCACCCCGCGGACCGTGCAGCGGCTGGAGCCGGTGGTGCGGAAACTGGCGGCGGAACTGGTCGGGGACCTGGTGGCGGCCGGCGGCGGGGATCTCGTCGCGGCCGTCGCCGAGCCGCTGCCGGTGGCCGTGATCGCGGAGATGCTCGGCGTGCCGGAGGCCGACCGGCCGCTGCTGCGGCCCTGGTCTGCCGACATCTGCGGGATGTACGAGCTCCACCCCTCCGAGGAGACCGCGCGCCGTGCCGTGCGGGCGTCGCTGGAGTTCAGCGCCTATCTGCGGGAGCTGATCGCCGAGCGGCGCGGTGCGCCCGGGGAGGACCTGGTCTCGGCGCTGATCCTCGCCCACGAGGAGGAGGACCGGCTCAGCGAGCAGGAGATGATCTCCACCTGTGTGCTGCTGCTGAACGCCGGCCACGAGGCGACCGTGAACACCACCGCCAACGGATGGCGGACGCTCTTCCACCACCCGCGGCAGCTCGCGGCCCTCCGCGCGGACCCGGCGCTGCTGCCGACGGCCCTGGAGGAGCTGATGCGCTTCGACACCCCGCTCCAGCTCTTCGAGCGCTGGGTCCTCGACGACATCGAGATCGACGGCACCCTCGTGCCGCGCGGCAGCGAGCTCGCGCTGCTCTTCGGCTCCGCCAACCGCGACGGGGCCCGCTTCGAGAACCCCGACGAGCTGGACCTGGCCCGCCCCGACAACCCGCACATCAGCTTCGGCGCGGGCATCCACTACTGCCTGGGCGCGCCCCTCGCCCGCCTGGAACTCGCGGCGTCCTTCGGGGAGCTGCTGCGCAGGGCGCCGGGGCTGCGGCTCGTCCGCGAGCCGGAGTGGAAGCCCGGCTTCGTGATCCGGGGGCTGAAGGAGCTGCTCGTCGAGGTGTGA
- a CDS encoding alpha/beta hydrolase family protein — MPDPVARDAAEEESAFSHPAVEPDATLPYGDHPDQVVDFYAPHGGRASAPLVVLLHGGAWRAPYDRRHVTPFADFLARRGLAVACVEYRRGREIPQQRGTGPVAGRWPDTFDDVATVMDALPELAAKALPQADPRRTVVTGHSAGGQLALWAAARHVLPAGSPWRLPAAPALRGVVALAPIADFGTAVGLDVCGGAVGQLLGPADAYEERAAHTDPAALLPTGIATVVVQGRCDTVVPQAVGEAFVDAAARAGETVGLTLLEEVGHFPLIDPAADACAVVAEEIAQLAW; from the coding sequence ATGCCGGACCCCGTCGCCCGAGACGCCGCCGAGGAAGAGTCGGCGTTCTCGCACCCTGCCGTCGAACCGGACGCCACGCTGCCGTACGGCGACCACCCCGATCAGGTCGTCGACTTCTACGCACCCCACGGCGGCCGGGCCAGCGCGCCGCTCGTCGTGCTGCTGCACGGGGGCGCCTGGCGGGCGCCCTACGACCGGCGGCACGTCACCCCGTTCGCCGACTTCCTCGCCCGCCGGGGCCTCGCCGTCGCCTGCGTCGAGTACCGGCGCGGCCGGGAGATCCCGCAGCAGCGCGGGACCGGCCCGGTCGCCGGGCGGTGGCCCGACACCTTCGACGACGTCGCGACGGTGATGGACGCCCTGCCCGAGCTGGCGGCGAAGGCCCTCCCGCAGGCGGACCCCCGCCGGACGGTCGTCACCGGCCACTCCGCCGGCGGGCAGCTCGCCCTGTGGGCGGCGGCCCGCCATGTGCTGCCCGCCGGCTCCCCGTGGCGGCTGCCGGCGGCCCCCGCGCTGCGCGGCGTCGTCGCCCTCGCCCCGATCGCGGACTTCGGCACCGCCGTCGGGCTCGACGTGTGCGGCGGCGCGGTCGGCCAGCTGCTGGGCCCCGCCGACGCGTACGAGGAGCGGGCCGCGCACACCGATCCGGCCGCCCTGCTGCCGACCGGGATCGCCACCGTCGTCGTGCAGGGACGGTGCGACACCGTCGTGCCGCAGGCGGTCGGCGAGGCCTTCGTCGACGCCGCGGCCCGGGCCGGCGAGACCGTCGGGCTGACGCTGCTGGAGGAGGTCGGCCACTTCCCGCTGATCGACCCGGCCGCCGACGCCTGCGCCGTCGTCGCCGAGGAGATCGCCCAACTGGCCTGGTAG
- the kynU gene encoding kynureninase, whose translation MSESLAAKAAALDAADELAGARGLFALDDAVYLDGNSLGALPAHVPDRIADVVRRQWGQLRIRSWTEGDWWTAPERIGDRIAPLVGAAPGQIVVGDSTSVNVFKAVVGAVRLTADPARTDVLVDATTFPTDGYIAESAARMTGRRIVPVAPGELAGALGPATAAVLLNHVDYRSGRLHDLPSLTAAVHEAGALAVWDLCHSAGALPVGLDAHGVDLAVGCTYKYLNGGPGAPAYLYVAHRHQAAFDTPLPGWTSHRDPFAMTPGYAAADGAVRGRVGTPDILSMLALEAALDVWDGVSVDTVRAKSLALTDFFLECVAAYVPAGAVTSLTPAAHAERGSQVALSCADAPRVMDELIARGVIGDLRRPDVLRFGFTPLYVGFADAERAARVLGEVLSEVRAEMPAEVAAERP comes from the coding sequence ATGTCTGAGTCCCTGGCCGCCAAGGCCGCGGCGCTGGACGCCGCAGACGAACTGGCCGGTGCGCGAGGGCTCTTCGCGCTGGACGACGCCGTCTACCTCGACGGCAACTCGCTGGGCGCGCTGCCCGCGCACGTGCCCGACCGGATCGCGGACGTGGTCAGGCGCCAGTGGGGGCAGCTGCGGATCCGCTCCTGGACCGAGGGCGACTGGTGGACGGCGCCGGAGCGCATCGGCGACCGCATCGCGCCGCTGGTCGGCGCGGCACCCGGCCAGATCGTGGTCGGCGACTCCACCAGCGTCAACGTCTTCAAGGCGGTCGTCGGCGCGGTGCGGCTGACCGCGGACCCGGCGCGCACCGATGTGCTGGTGGACGCCACGACGTTCCCCACGGACGGCTACATCGCCGAGTCGGCGGCCCGGATGACGGGCCGCCGGATCGTGCCGGTGGCCCCCGGAGAGCTGGCCGGCGCCCTCGGCCCGGCGACCGCCGCGGTCCTGCTCAACCACGTCGACTACCGCTCCGGGCGGCTGCACGACCTCCCGTCGCTCACGGCCGCCGTCCACGAGGCGGGCGCGCTCGCCGTCTGGGACCTCTGCCACAGCGCGGGCGCCCTGCCCGTCGGCCTCGACGCCCACGGCGTGGACCTCGCGGTCGGCTGCACGTACAAGTACCTCAACGGCGGCCCGGGCGCGCCCGCCTACCTGTACGTGGCACACCGTCACCAGGCCGCGTTCGACACCCCGCTGCCCGGCTGGACCTCGCACCGGGACCCGTTCGCCATGACCCCCGGGTACGCGGCGGCCGACGGCGCGGTCCGCGGCCGGGTGGGCACGCCCGACATCCTGTCGATGCTGGCCCTGGAGGCGGCGCTCGACGTGTGGGACGGCGTCTCGGTCGACACCGTCCGCGCGAAGAGCCTGGCCCTGACGGACTTCTTCCTGGAGTGCGTCGCGGCGTACGTCCCCGCGGGCGCGGTCACCTCGCTGACCCCGGCAGCCCACGCGGAACGCGGCAGCCAGGTCGCCCTGAGCTGCGCGGACGCGCCGCGGGTGATGGACGAGCTCATCGCCCGGGGCGTCATCGGCGATCTGCGCCGCCCCGACGTGCTGCGCTTCGGCTTCACCCCGCTGTACGTCGGGTTCGCGGACGCGGAGCGGGCGGCACGCGTGCTGGGCGAGGTGCTGTCGGAGGTACGGGCCGAGATGCCGGCCGAGGTGGCGGCCGAGCGGCCCTAG
- a CDS encoding NAD(P)H-binding protein, translating into MTQSEHPSTVLVTGATGTVGRQVVAELLDRGHTVRALTRDPATARFPDGVEVVGGDLTEPETLESALDGVAGLHLITFGGAAFSPLETGPRVLALARAAGVRRVTVLNGGGATPMEDAVRAGDIPWTVLMPVEFMGNTHEWADGVRTADEVRAPFAGRLSALVHEGDIGAVAAVALTEDGHEGQAYVITGPQVLTLRERVRVLADARGRDIRLVELSEAEALEEWTAAGADEATIAFLLDVYKNTPLVGRTVSGTVEKVTGRPARSFDAWAREHADAFRA; encoded by the coding sequence ATGACACAGAGCGAACACCCCTCCACCGTCCTCGTCACCGGAGCGACCGGCACCGTCGGCCGCCAGGTGGTGGCCGAACTCCTCGACCGCGGACACACGGTCCGCGCGCTGACCCGCGACCCGGCGACGGCCCGATTCCCGGACGGTGTCGAGGTCGTCGGCGGCGACCTCACCGAACCGGAGACCCTGGAGTCCGCGCTGGACGGCGTCGCCGGACTCCACCTGATCACCTTCGGCGGCGCCGCCTTCTCCCCGCTGGAGACCGGCCCCCGGGTCCTCGCGCTGGCCCGGGCCGCCGGGGTGCGCCGGGTGACCGTGCTCAACGGCGGCGGGGCCACGCCCATGGAGGACGCGGTCCGGGCCGGCGACATCCCCTGGACGGTGCTGATGCCCGTCGAGTTCATGGGCAACACCCACGAGTGGGCGGACGGCGTCCGCACCGCCGACGAGGTACGGGCACCGTTCGCCGGCCGGCTGAGCGCTCTCGTCCACGAGGGGGACATCGGCGCGGTCGCGGCGGTGGCGCTCACCGAGGACGGTCACGAGGGGCAGGCGTACGTCATCACCGGGCCGCAGGTGCTGACGCTGCGGGAGCGGGTCCGGGTGCTCGCCGACGCCCGGGGCCGGGACATCCGGCTGGTGGAGCTGAGCGAGGCCGAGGCACTGGAGGAGTGGACGGCGGCGGGGGCCGACGAGGCCACGATCGCGTTCCTGCTGGACGTGTACAAGAACACCCCGCTGGTCGGCCGCACCGTCTCCGGCACCGTGGAGAAGGTCACCGGCCGCCCGGCGCGGAGCTTCGACGCCTGGGCGCGCGAGCACGCGGACGCGTTCCGCGCGTAG
- a CDS encoding sensor histidine kinase: MTEKTRSPEYRLAQGALSGLRQDLFHDAFAYRPLPPLAADSTLVRRLPGERIRRRAVWLPHATVLFLAFCSLFLASASDGGDFDALLLGLVPAGTVAMTLIRPVGAFWFSLLSTPFVAVLSGAWGEWPWSPGGFLAHLTVMTVVALRTRPRTAAWMWALTAVYSMFVSTFLSRGYGTNAPAMLFLSAVALLIVGMILIRRDARQEVEAQQTVTETERGRRTLLEERTTIARELHDVVAHHMSVVAIQAEAAPYRVENPPEELEKAFATIRENAVAALTELRRILGVVRAEDYQAPDAPQPMLTDLDNLLANVRDAGLDTEKAVTGAVRELPQGVELSAYRIIQEALSNALRHAPGSTARVEVSYVLGGIGLRVVNTAPRGTVKPSPGAGHGITGMRERVTMLNGVMTAEPTAEGGYEVTAFIPVAPASVTEETS; the protein is encoded by the coding sequence GTGACCGAGAAGACTCGCAGCCCCGAGTACCGCCTGGCCCAGGGCGCGCTCAGCGGCCTCCGCCAGGACCTGTTCCACGACGCGTTCGCGTACCGCCCGCTGCCGCCGCTCGCCGCCGACAGCACGCTGGTGCGCAGGCTGCCCGGCGAGCGGATACGCCGGCGTGCGGTGTGGCTGCCGCACGCCACGGTGCTGTTCCTCGCCTTCTGCTCGCTGTTCCTCGCGTCCGCCTCGGACGGCGGCGACTTCGACGCGCTGCTCCTCGGCCTCGTGCCCGCCGGCACCGTCGCGATGACCCTGATCAGGCCCGTCGGCGCGTTCTGGTTCTCGCTCCTCAGCACGCCCTTCGTGGCCGTGCTGAGCGGGGCCTGGGGCGAGTGGCCCTGGTCGCCGGGCGGCTTCCTGGCCCATCTGACGGTGATGACCGTGGTCGCGCTGCGCACCCGGCCCCGCACCGCGGCCTGGATGTGGGCGCTGACCGCCGTGTACTCGATGTTCGTGAGCACCTTCCTCAGCCGCGGCTACGGCACCAACGCGCCCGCGATGCTCTTCCTGTCCGCCGTCGCCCTGCTGATCGTCGGCATGATCCTCATCCGCAGGGACGCCCGGCAGGAGGTCGAGGCCCAGCAGACGGTGACCGAGACCGAGCGCGGACGCCGCACGCTGCTGGAGGAGCGCACCACCATCGCCCGCGAGCTGCACGACGTCGTGGCCCACCACATGTCGGTCGTCGCGATCCAGGCCGAGGCGGCGCCCTACCGGGTCGAGAACCCGCCGGAGGAGCTGGAGAAGGCCTTCGCCACCATCCGCGAGAACGCGGTCGCGGCGCTGACCGAGCTGCGCCGCATCCTCGGCGTCGTGCGGGCCGAGGACTACCAGGCGCCGGACGCCCCCCAGCCGATGCTCACCGACCTCGACAACCTGCTCGCCAACGTCCGCGACGCCGGGCTGGACACCGAGAAGGCCGTCACCGGCGCGGTGCGCGAGCTACCCCAGGGCGTGGAGCTGTCGGCCTACCGGATCATCCAGGAGGCGCTGAGCAACGCGCTGCGCCACGCGCCCGGCTCGACGGCGCGGGTCGAGGTCTCCTACGTGCTCGGCGGCATCGGCCTGCGCGTCGTCAACACCGCGCCCCGTGGGACGGTGAAGCCGTCGCCCGGCGCCGGCCACGGCATCACCGGCATGCGCGAGCGGGTGACCATGCTGAACGGTGTGATGACCGCCGAGCCGACCGCCGAGGGAGGGTACGAGGTGACCGCCTTCATCCCCGTCGCCCCGGCCTCCGTCACCGAGGAGACCTCATGA
- a CDS encoding IS481 family transposase yields MPHRNAPLTETGRLRLARCVVEDGWPLRRAAERFQVSPTTAQRWAERYRTLGDAGMTDRSSRPRHSPRRTPTRTERRIIKVRLLRRWGPARIAHLLDLVPSTVHRVLTRFGLARLTHLDRATGRVIRRYERERPGELVHVDIKKLGNIPDGGGHKVLGRQAGRRTRKNAGYSYLHTAVDDHSRLAYSEIHPDERKETATAFWTRAEKFFAGAGITVERVLTDNGSCYRSRDWRDALAAAGITHKRTRPYRPQTNGKVERFNRTLLDEWAYARPYRSEQARRDAFPDWLHFYNHHRGHTALAGNPPASRVPNLTGQYT; encoded by the coding sequence GTGCCCCACCGTAATGCACCCCTGACCGAGACCGGACGCCTTCGCCTGGCCCGCTGCGTGGTCGAGGACGGCTGGCCTCTTCGCCGGGCCGCGGAACGCTTCCAGGTCTCACCGACCACCGCCCAGCGGTGGGCCGAGCGCTACCGGACGCTCGGCGACGCCGGCATGACCGACCGTTCGTCCCGCCCCCGCCACAGCCCGCGCCGGACACCGACCCGCACCGAACGCCGGATCATCAAAGTCCGCCTCCTTCGCCGCTGGGGACCGGCCCGCATCGCCCACCTGCTGGACCTCGTGCCCTCGACCGTGCACCGGGTCCTGACCCGGTTCGGGCTGGCCCGGCTGACTCATCTGGACCGCGCCACCGGCCGCGTCATACGCCGCTACGAACGCGAACGGCCCGGCGAACTCGTCCACGTGGACATCAAGAAGCTCGGCAACATCCCCGACGGCGGCGGCCACAAGGTCCTCGGCCGCCAGGCCGGCCGCAGAACCCGCAAGAACGCCGGCTACAGCTACCTCCACACCGCCGTCGACGACCACTCCCGCCTCGCCTACAGCGAGATCCACCCCGACGAGCGCAAAGAGACCGCGACCGCCTTCTGGACACGAGCCGAGAAGTTCTTCGCCGGTGCAGGGATCACCGTCGAACGTGTCCTGACGGACAACGGCTCCTGCTATCGCTCCCGTGACTGGCGCGACGCACTCGCGGCGGCCGGGATCACCCACAAGCGAACCCGGCCCTACCGACCCCAGACCAACGGCAAAGTCGAACGCTTCAACCGCACCCTGCTGGACGAGTGGGCCTACGCCCGCCCCTACCGGTCAGAGCAGGCACGACGCGACGCGTTCCCGGACTGGCTGCACTTCTACAATCACCACCGCGGACACACCGCACTCGCAGGCAACCCACCCGCCAGCCGCGTCCCCAACCTCACAGGGCAATACACCTAG
- a CDS encoding response regulator yields MTIRVLIVDDQAMVREGFSVLLNAMPDIEVVGEAVNGREAVSRVAELAPDVVLMDIRMPELNGIDATREIVAAGTGAKVLVLTTFDLDEYVYQALRAGASGFLLKDASARQLAEGVRVVAAGEALLAPTVTRRLITEFSKLAEAPRPAAMTQVGDLTERETEVLVLIAQGLSNAEIASHLVVAESTIKTHVSRVLVKLGLRDRTQAAVFAYEARLVTPS; encoded by the coding sequence ATGACGATCCGCGTCCTCATCGTCGACGACCAGGCCATGGTCCGCGAGGGCTTCTCGGTGCTGCTGAACGCGATGCCCGACATCGAGGTGGTCGGCGAGGCGGTGAACGGCCGCGAGGCCGTCTCCCGGGTCGCCGAGCTGGCGCCCGACGTCGTCCTGATGGACATCCGCATGCCGGAGCTGAACGGCATCGACGCCACCCGCGAGATCGTCGCCGCCGGCACCGGCGCGAAGGTGCTGGTGCTCACCACCTTCGACCTGGACGAGTACGTCTACCAGGCGCTGCGCGCCGGGGCCTCGGGCTTCCTGCTGAAGGACGCCTCGGCACGGCAGCTCGCCGAGGGCGTGCGGGTCGTCGCGGCCGGCGAGGCGCTGCTGGCGCCGACGGTCACCCGCCGGCTGATCACCGAGTTCTCCAAGCTCGCCGAGGCGCCGCGGCCCGCCGCGATGACCCAGGTCGGGGACCTGACCGAACGCGAGACGGAGGTCCTGGTGCTGATCGCGCAGGGACTGTCGAACGCGGAGATCGCCTCCCATCTCGTGGTCGCCGAGTCCACGATCAAGACGCATGTGAGCCGGGTCCTGGTGAAGCTCGGGCTGCGCGACCGCACCCAGGCGGCGGTCTTCGCGTACGAGGCGCGGCTGGTCACCCCGTCGTAG
- the kynA gene encoding tryptophan 2,3-dioxygenase yields the protein MSHDAAPNLDFAGTTPYEDYVQADVLTHLQHPLSDDPGEMVFLVTTQVMELWFTVVVHEWETAAHALRQDDIPVAMDALKRSARELEALNASWRPLANLTPAQFNSYRSALGEGSGFQSAMYRRMEFLLGEKSASMLVPHRGAPRVHAELEKALHEPSLYDEVLRLLARRGYAVPAEVLERDLSQKYEPSEQVERAWAELYGAEEQDTELMRLAEALTDVGELVWRWRNDHLVATRRAMGSKVGTGGSAGVSWLEKRARKNVFPELWTARSHV from the coding sequence ATGTCACATGACGCCGCCCCGAATCTGGATTTCGCGGGCACCACTCCTTACGAGGACTACGTCCAGGCGGACGTGCTCACCCATTTGCAGCACCCCCTGTCGGACGACCCCGGCGAGATGGTCTTCCTCGTCACCACCCAGGTGATGGAGCTGTGGTTCACCGTCGTCGTGCACGAGTGGGAGACCGCCGCGCACGCGCTGCGCCAGGACGACATCCCGGTCGCGATGGACGCGCTCAAGCGGTCCGCGCGCGAGCTGGAGGCGCTCAACGCCTCCTGGCGGCCGCTCGCCAACCTCACCCCCGCCCAGTTCAACTCCTACCGCAGCGCCCTCGGCGAGGGCAGCGGCTTCCAGTCGGCGATGTACCGGCGCATGGAGTTCCTGCTCGGTGAGAAGTCGGCGTCCATGCTGGTGCCCCACCGCGGCGCCCCCCGGGTGCACGCGGAGCTGGAGAAGGCGCTCCACGAGCCGAGCCTCTACGACGAGGTGCTGCGGCTGCTCGCCCGCCGCGGGTACGCCGTACCGGCCGAGGTGCTGGAGCGGGACCTGTCCCAGAAGTACGAGCCGTCGGAGCAGGTCGAGCGGGCCTGGGCCGAGCTCTACGGGGCCGAGGAGCAGGACACCGAGCTGATGCGGCTCGCCGAGGCGCTGACCGACGTCGGCGAACTCGTCTGGCGATGGCGCAACGACCATCTGGTCGCGACCCGGCGGGCGATGGGCTCCAAGGTCGGCACCGGTGGCTCCGCGGGTGTCTCCTGGCTGGAGAAGCGCGCCCGCAAGAACGTCTTCCCCGAGCTGTGGACGGCGCGCAGCCATGTCTGA
- a CDS encoding DUF3152 domain-containing protein, whose product MGKRAAASAHRGCGTRDDGRRRAGTGPGAARRGRRRTPARFLMTAVLAGVLSTAGGAALAHWHSTAPGAAAAGPPRETASAPWAPPGEPAAGPSPTRSPSPRAAVPPPPKPSVKPTPKASPRTAVPPRVPVSGPGTFTAADAAGQPSGTGTLRRYRVEVENGIDVSASGAAAEIQEILAHPRGWAANGRGRFQLVASGADFTVRIATPDTADRLCRAQGLDTGGELNCETTDGVVVNLRRWLLGSPTFAGTPAEYRHLIINHEVGHEIGIRRHLGCPGPGRPAPVMMQQIKGLDGCRSNAWPYAEDGTYLTGPPA is encoded by the coding sequence GTGGGCAAGCGCGCCGCCGCGTCCGCACACCGAGGGTGCGGGACCCGCGACGACGGCCGCCGCCGGGCCGGAACCGGCCCCGGGGCCGCCCGCCGCGGACGGCGGCGCACGCCGGCCCGGTTCCTCATGACGGCGGTCCTCGCCGGCGTCCTCTCCACCGCGGGCGGCGCGGCCCTCGCCCACTGGCACTCCACCGCTCCCGGCGCCGCCGCGGCCGGCCCGCCCCGCGAGACGGCGTCCGCGCCCTGGGCCCCGCCCGGCGAGCCCGCCGCCGGGCCGTCGCCCACCCGCTCCCCGTCGCCCCGGGCCGCCGTCCCCCCGCCCCCGAAGCCCTCCGTGAAGCCGACGCCGAAGGCGTCCCCCAGGACCGCTGTGCCGCCGCGGGTCCCGGTGTCGGGGCCCGGCACGTTCACGGCCGCCGACGCCGCGGGGCAGCCGTCCGGCACCGGCACGCTGCGCCGCTACCGGGTCGAGGTGGAGAACGGCATCGACGTCTCCGCGAGCGGGGCCGCCGCCGAGATCCAGGAGATCCTCGCCCACCCGCGCGGCTGGGCGGCGAACGGCCGCGGCCGGTTCCAGCTCGTCGCCTCGGGCGCCGACTTCACCGTCCGGATCGCGACTCCGGACACCGCGGACCGGCTCTGCCGCGCCCAGGGACTCGACACCGGGGGCGAGCTGAACTGCGAGACCACGGACGGCGTCGTGGTCAATCTGCGCCGCTGGCTGCTGGGCTCGCCCACGTTCGCCGGCACCCCCGCCGAGTACCGGCACCTGATCATCAACCACGAGGTCGGCCACGAGATCGGCATCCGCCGGCACCTGGGCTGCCCGGGCCCCGGCAGGCCCGCGCCGGTCATGATGCAGCAGATCAAGGGCCTCGACGGCTGCCGCTCCAACGCCTGGCCCTACGCGGAGGACGGGACGTATCTCACGGGGCCGCCGGCGTGA
- a CDS encoding IS701 family transposase, whose protein sequence is MLSEELAAVRCDLEDFAAEMFEPFARADQRRWGGVYLRGLLLDGGRKSVEPMAARLGEEGNRQALAHFVTSSPWDAAHVRARLAWRIQPVIKPIALVIDDTGFLKDGDASACVTRQYTGTAGKVTNCQAGVSLHLASNSASAAVNWRLFLPGSWDPASPTADPAKVARRNKCAIPAQVGHVEKWQLALDMIDETRSWGIEVPQVIADGGYGDTAAFRLGLETRGLDYVVGISTTTTAHPEDAQPTTPAYLGRGRRPVPAYPESAQRVKDLVIAAGKSSARPVQWREGSRPGSGRSGFKRMYSRFVALRIRPAGREIRKAATTAELPVRWLLAEWPADQDEPVQFWLSNLPETTPLPVLVRTAKLRWRIENDYREMKQALGLAHFEGRTWPGWHHHVTLVSVAHAFCTLQRLSRSPKETAPA, encoded by the coding sequence GTGCTGAGCGAGGAGTTGGCCGCGGTTCGGTGTGATCTGGAGGACTTCGCGGCGGAGATGTTCGAGCCGTTCGCGCGGGCGGATCAGCGCCGGTGGGGCGGCGTCTATCTGCGGGGGCTGCTGCTGGACGGCGGCCGCAAGTCGGTGGAGCCGATGGCCGCCCGCCTTGGCGAGGAAGGTAACCGGCAGGCCCTGGCCCACTTCGTGACCTCCAGCCCATGGGATGCGGCGCATGTGCGGGCCCGGCTGGCCTGGCGCATACAGCCGGTCATCAAGCCCATCGCGCTGGTCATCGATGACACCGGATTCCTCAAGGACGGGGACGCGTCGGCGTGCGTGACCCGGCAGTACACCGGCACTGCGGGCAAGGTCACCAACTGCCAGGCCGGTGTCTCGCTCCACCTGGCTTCCAACAGCGCCTCCGCGGCGGTGAACTGGCGTCTGTTCCTGCCAGGGAGCTGGGATCCCGCCTCACCGACAGCCGATCCGGCCAAGGTCGCCCGCCGTAACAAGTGCGCCATCCCTGCCCAGGTGGGCCATGTCGAGAAGTGGCAGCTGGCCCTCGACATGATCGATGAGACTCGATCCTGGGGCATCGAAGTGCCCCAGGTCATCGCCGACGGCGGCTACGGGGACACCGCCGCCTTCCGGCTCGGCCTTGAGACACGCGGACTCGACTACGTGGTGGGCATCTCGACCACAACCACCGCACACCCCGAGGACGCACAGCCTACGACCCCGGCCTACCTCGGCAGGGGCCGGCGGCCGGTCCCTGCATACCCCGAGTCGGCACAGCGAGTGAAAGACCTGGTCATCGCGGCCGGCAAATCCTCTGCACGGCCGGTGCAGTGGAGGGAAGGATCACGGCCGGGCAGTGGCCGCAGCGGATTCAAGCGCATGTACTCGCGCTTCGTGGCCCTGCGGATCCGGCCCGCCGGACGTGAGATCCGCAAGGCCGCGACCACCGCCGAGCTTCCGGTCCGCTGGCTGCTGGCCGAATGGCCCGCCGACCAGGACGAGCCCGTGCAGTTCTGGCTCTCCAACTTGCCCGAGACCACCCCGCTGCCCGTCCTCGTGCGCACGGCGAAACTCCGCTGGCGCATCGAGAACGACTACCGCGAGATGAAACAAGCCCTCGGCCTGGCCCACTTCGAAGGCCGGACCTGGCCAGGCTGGCACCACCACGTCACCCTTGTCTCAGTAGCCCACGCCTTCTGCACCCTCCAGCGACTGAGCCGATCCCCAAAAGAGACGGCGCCGGCCTGA
- a CDS encoding DUF3151 domain-containing protein, producing the protein MSIHENLLGGPPPTHLPDEPEPRELLAGGTAPADVAAKYPTSSLAWARLADDAFERGSVVESYAYARTGYHRGLDALRRSGWKGHGPVPWEHEPNRGFLRALHALARAAQAIGEQGEYERCAQFLRDSSETAADTLG; encoded by the coding sequence ATGTCCATCCACGAAAACCTGCTCGGGGGACCGCCCCCGACCCACCTGCCCGACGAGCCCGAGCCGCGCGAGCTGCTCGCGGGCGGCACCGCGCCCGCCGATGTGGCGGCGAAGTACCCGACCAGCTCCCTGGCCTGGGCCCGGCTCGCCGACGACGCCTTCGAGCGCGGCAGCGTCGTCGAGTCCTACGCGTACGCCCGTACCGGCTACCACCGCGGTCTGGACGCGCTGCGCCGCAGCGGCTGGAAGGGCCACGGCCCGGTGCCGTGGGAGCACGAGCCCAACCGCGGCTTCCTGCGCGCCCTGCACGCCCTCGCCCGGGCCGCGCAGGCCATCGGGGAGCAGGGCGAGTACGAGCGCTGCGCGCAGTTCCTGCGCGACTCGTCCGAGACGGCGGCGGACACCCTGGGCTGA